The sequence GATCCCCGGCGCGCTCGACCCCGTCCTCGACCGCCTCGACGAGTCCCTCGACCGGGTGCCAGCCCTCGTCGAAGCGCGGAGCGAGCAGATCGAAGACTTCGCCACGAAGACGGTCCTCGGGTTCGTCGAGCGGCTCGACGTCTACTCGATGATCATCGAGAACGCACGCGGGTTCGACGAGGCGCAGCTCGAGAACCTGCTCAAGAAGACCTCGAACGAGCAGCTCAACTACATCAAGTACCTCGGTGGAATTCTGGGGGTCGTCGGCGGGTTCGTGATCTGGGAGCCAGTGCTGGCGCTCGCCGTGCTCGCGGCGCTCGGCCTCGGGCTGTGGGGGCTGGACGAGGCGCTCTACCGGATGCGCGCAGCCTGATCCGGGTGCAGTCGGTCGAGGCGCCACCGCAGCGGGTTGGCGACGATGTACCGGCGGGTGAGGCCCAGCTCGCGTTCGTCGCGGAGGACGCGTTCGTAGTAGTTCCGTTGCCACGCGAAACCAGGCGTTCCGCCCTGACGGATGAGGCGCGTCGCCCGCGCCTTGAACGCCCGGACGATTTTGCCCAACGGCACACCAGGCACCTGCATCAAAATCCAGCCATCGTCAACCGTAGGGGTTTGATTAATCAAACCCCTACGGTCGGGCGTCGCACCATCGTCGGGCGTCGCACCATCGTCGGGCGTCGCACCGTCGCCCGTGATCCCGATGACGGCATGAACGTGGTTCGGCATCACCACGAACGCGTCGAGGACGACGCAAGGAAAATGCTCGGGCAGCACCTCCCAGCATTCTCGCACGATCTCGCCTGCCGCGCTCAGTCGCACCGTCTCCCCCTCGACCTCGCCGAGCAGACACGCACGGTCGTGGGTGCAGACGGTGACGAAATAGGCTCCCGGCTGCGCGTAGTCGTACAGCGGCAGCCGGACGGAGCGGCGGCGGGTCGGAGTAGAGAGCATGACCGTGTAGACACGCCCCGTGGTCCGACGTAACCCGGAACCGCTACGCCTCGGCGGCTTGGCGGCGCGGGCGCGGCAGCTTGGCAGCGATTTTCTTGGGCAGCCGGGCGGGCTTGACGGCCTCGCGGACGGCGACCTGTACCTCCGGCTCGTCCTCGCGGAAGTTGAGCAGCACCTCCAGCACGCCGTCCATCTCGTGCTGCTGCATCAGGAGCGCCCGGAGCTTGCTGGCGTTGCGCAGGCCCTTGAAGTAGCCGCCGTACATCCGGCGCATCTCGAGGACGCCGGTGCGCTCGCCGAGCCACTCGCACTTGAGCTGGAGGTGCTCGGCGACGACCGCGACGCGCTCGTCCCACGTCGGCGGGTCGGGGACCTCGCCGGTGTCGAGGTAGGCGCGGGCGTCGCGGAAGACCCACGGGTTGCCGATCGCGCCGCGTCCGATCATCACGCCGTCGACCCCGGTCTCGTCGAACATCGCCTTGATGCGCTCCGGGTCGAAGGCGTCGCCGTTGCCGATGAAGGGGATGTCGCGGACGCCCTCCTCCTTGATCCGGCGCAGCCACGGCCAGCGCGCCTCGCCCTTGTACATCTGCGCCCGCGTCCGGGCGTGGACCGCGAGCGCGGCGATGCCGGTCGCCTCCAGCATCCGCGCCACCTCGACGATCTGGATCGAGTCGTCGTTCCAGCCGAGGCGGGTCTTGACGGTGACGGGCCGCGTCGCCTCCTCGACGACGGCGGCGGTGATGGCCTCCATCTTGGGGAGGTTGCGGAGGATGCCCGCCCCGCCGTCCTTGCAAACGACCTTCTTGACCGGGCACCCGAAGTTGATGTCGATCAGGTCCGGCCCGGCGGCGTCAACGATGCGCGTCGCCTCGCGGACCTGCTCGATCTCGCCGCCGAAGATCTGGATGCCGAGCGGACGCTCCTGCTCGTAGAAGTCGAGCTTGCGCACGCTGCCCTCGGCCCCGTAGCTGAGGCCGCCGGACGAGATAAACTCGGTGTAGAGCATGTCCGCGCCGTACCGCTTGCAGAGGATGCGGAACGGCGGGTCGCTCACGTCCTCCATCGGGGCGAGGAAGAGCGGGCGCTCGGGGAGTTGGACGGAGCCGATTGTCATGCGGGCCGGGCGTTGCGTCTGGCCTCGTCAACCCCGCCACCCCGGCGTCCTGTTCCTTGCCCGGCTGCAACCTCGCCCTCGGCACCTCCGTAGCCTCTGCCGTTCATCGACGCTTCACGCCATGCTCGCTCTCGCCCTGACCGGCCTCGTCACGACGGTTCTGCTGACCCTCCTCGCGGTGCTCAACGGCATCCTCGCTCTGCTCGCCACGATCTCGGTGTGGAAGGCCTACCTCGTCATCGGGACGAAGGTGCTGCTGACCGTCCTGATCTGCATCCCGGTCGTCGGCCTCGTGATCTACCTCGTCTGGGGCCAGCGCAAGGTGCGCGACGCCCGGTGACCTCGGTGCCAGTGCAGGCGAGGGTGAACGCCGTTCGCCCCTACGGTGCCCTCTTCTCTCGACGCTCTCTTCCTTCCGAACAATGCCGATGCTCCGCCGCTTCCCTGCTGCTCTGCCCGTCGCTGCCCTCGCGCTCCTCACCGTCGTCCTCTCCGGGTGCGGTCCCAACCTGATCGACCGCGTCACCGGGCCGGTCGGCAGCATCTGCGGCCTCGTCATCGTCATCCTCGACATCGTAGCGCTGCTGAACCTGTGGCAGAGCGGACGGTCGCAGGGCGACAAGATTCTGTGGACCCTGCTGATCGTGTTCTTCCCCGTCGGCGGGCTGATCCTGTACTACATCCTCGGCAAGTAGCGACGGCTACGCGCTCAGGGTGCGCCCGACCCAGAGGCCGAGCGCGGCGCAGGCCAGCCCGAGCACGACGCTCCCGGCAGCGTTGAGGGCGGCCCACCCCGGCCGGCCGCTCTCCCACAGCGCGAGCGTGTCGAGGCTGAAGGTCGAGAACGTGGTGAACGACCCGAGGAAGCCGACGACAAGCGCGAGGCGGTGCAGCTCGCCCTTGCCGACAAGCAGGGGCACGGCCAGGCCAATCAGGAAGGAGCCTGCGAGGTTGACGGTCCATGTCCCGATGGGCAGGCCGCTCTCGTTCATCCGGAGAGCGAGGACGCCCACACCGTAGCGGGCCAGTGCGCCGAGTGCTCCGCCCGCGGTCACTATGAGCGCAGGAGCTTGGAACATCTTCCTGATATAGCGCGGCTTTGATTGGATATAACAGAGACTTTACACAAACTACCGAGCGGCTAGGCTAGACTTTCCGCTCCTTTCCCCCAGTTTGCAGAACGGCACCTCTGCCATGAAGATCCTCTCCGTCCTGGCTCTCGCCGTGCTCGCCCTTGCGATGGGCGTCATAGGCCTGCTGGCAGCATCGCCGACCCCCCTGGAAGCTGAACCCCTTGACACGACGCTGGCCGAGCCGGTGATGCTTCGCCTCGCCGAGCCGGTGGCCGTCGTGGAACTGTTCACCTCGGAGGGCTGCTCCTCCTGCCCGAAGGCCGACCGCCTGCTCGTGGAACTCGCCGAGCGCGACGACCCGCGCCTCCTCCCGCTCGCCTTCCACGTCGACTACTGGAACCGCCTCGGCTGGACCGACCCGTTCAGCGACGCGGCCTACTCGCAGCGGCAGCGCGCCTACGCCCGCACGTTCCAGTCAGGCCGGGTCTACACGCCGCAGATGATCGTCAACGGGCGGCGCGAGTTTGTGGGGTCGCGCCGGCACGAGGCGCAGTCCGCCATCCGGCAGGCGCTCACGGAGTCGGCCCCGGCCGTGATCCGTCTGCTCGCGACGACAGCGGCCGACGCGGTGACCGTGACGTACAGCGTCGAGGACGCGCCCGAGGAGACAGTACTGAACCTCGCGCTCGTCCAGCGCCGCGCCGCGCAGTCCATCCCGCGCGGCGAGAACGCAGGCCGGACGCTGGAGCATGCCAACGTGGTCCGCGCCTTCGCGACGGTCGATGCCGAGGCGGGCACGCAGACGCTGCCGCTGCCGGCCGGACTGAACGCCGAGGAGGTCGCCGTGGTCGCCTACGTCCAGGACCCGGAGACGATGCAGATGTACGGGGCCGGCCAGGCGAGCGTGCGCGCCGCTGGGGCGGCGGGCTGACCCTACTCTGCCGCGATGGCTTCGGGCGGGTTCGCCGCGAGGTAAGCCGCGCCTCGGCCCTTTACGTTCTCGTCCCAGCGCTGCATCCACTCCGACTCGCGCTCACCGAGCACGTCCCAGTCGACGCCCATCGTGGGGATGTCCACCCGCATCCACTCGGGGAGATCGCTCACGTCGATGTCAGTGCGGACCGGGATGCGGTGGAACTGCTCGGCCTGGTCGATGAGCGCCTCGCTTGACGTGACGAACTCGTAGAAGTCGCGCGCGCGCTCCGGGTTGGGGCCGCCCTTGACGAGGGCGATGGCGTCGACCAGCACCGGCGTACCCTCGGCCGGCATCACCCACGAGAAGGGGTAGCCCAGGTCGCGGCTCTGGAGGTAGGCGTCGGGGAGGTTCCACAGCGTAACGTCGCCCTCGCCTCGGGCAATCGAGAGGTAGAGCTGCGTCGGGTTGGCGGCGTAGGTCTTCGTGTTCTCGTCGAGCCGGGCCAGCCAGCGGAAGCCGTCCTCGACCGAGGCCGCCCGCTGGATCATCGCTCCGAAGATGGTTCGCATCGTCCCCGAGCCAAGCGGGGCACGGATGATGACGCGGTCGCGGAAGCGCGGGTCGAGGAGGTCGTCCCACGCCGTCGGGGCCTCGGCCGAGTCCACGGCGTCGTGGTTGTACATGATGACCTCGGGCGTCTTGTACATCCCGTACCAGCGGTGCTCTCCGTCGTGCTCCCCGTCGGGCACGGCGTCGGCCCATGTCGGGGTGTAGGGGTCGAGGAGGTCTTGCTCGGCAGCCCGCGCGAACATCGTCTGCGGCGCGCCCCACCAGAGGCTCGCCTGCGGGTTCGTGGCCTCGGTGCGGACGCGGTCGAACGCCTCCTGGCTGCCCATGTCAAGCCACTGCACGTTCACGTCCGGGTTTGCCTGCTCGAAGGCGTCCTCGTAGGCTCCGAGCAGTTGCTTGCCGTGGGGGGAGTAGATGACGAGCGTTTCGCGCCCGTCGCCGCAGCCGGCGGCGAGGAGAGCGGCAAGCAGGGCGAGCAGCAGACGAGGCATGGCGGCATCGGGTAGGCGGAGCGTATTCCAAGATAGCCCGCCCGTGCTTCACCGGCCGAGCGCGGCCAGAAGCGCCTGCCGGGCGTACACCTCCACCTCCCCGAGACGGAGCAGCCTGGACAGCCAGCCAGGACGTGCCGCCGGTCCGGCACGCGCCACGGTCCGGTGCCCGACGCGCACGAGTACGTTCAGACCCGATGCCCGGACGGTGCCGGCCGCCGTGCGCAGCGTGGCGACGCGACCCGGACCGTCCGGCAGCGGCAGTGTTTTCAGCACGCGGAGTGCCCGCGGCACGCTCTGGAAGGTGGCAACGAGGAGGTCGCCCTCCGAGCGTAGTGAGACCGGCTCGCCGTCGACCGTGAGCGAGAGGTCTGCCTGGACGTCGAGCGATGACCCTGGGGGCAGCACAGCGCCTACCGGTTGGCGTCGTCGCGGGTGCGGACCTTGATGGTGCCGTTCATCTTCCAGTGGGCGTGCTGGTCGCTGCCGGTGCTGCTCGGGACGTAGAGGTCGAAGTTGTCGAACTCGTAGGTGATCTCGGCACCGCGCCCGGTGAGCTTGTCGTAGAGTCCGATGGCGAGTTCGGGCCAAGTCTGGGTATCGTCTTTGCGGTCAGTGGCTTCCATGAAGGGCCTCGTGTGAGGTGCGTGGATGAGAGAGTGGAGGGGTATGAATCACACGTCCTCTTGACAAGTTCCAACATACGGTGAAAACGGCAGAACCCAGCAGGCCCTTGTCCGGTTCAACACCGAGTCCTCTCTCCCACTCCGCCTCCTGAACCATGGCCCAGCACATCCTCCTGACCGGAGCGACCGGCTACATCGGCGGCCGCCTCGCGCCGCGCCTCCTCGACCGCGGCCACACCGTCCGCTGCCTCGTCCGCGACCCCGACCGCCTCACCGGTCTCGACTGGACCGACCGCGTCGAGATCGCCCAGGGCGACGTGCTGAGGCCGGAGACGCTGACCGCAGCGATGGAAGGCATCGACACGGCCTACTACCTGATCCACTCGATGGCGGCCGGCGAGGGCTTCGCCGAGCGTGACCGCCGCGCCGCCGAGAACTTCGGCCTGGCGGCGAAGGCCGCGGGCGTCAACCGCGTGATCTACCTCGGGGGGATCGAGCCGGCGGGATCCGACAGTTCGGTCCACCTCAGCAGCCGGATCGAGACCGGCGAGGTGCTCCGGCAGGCCGGGCCGCCGCTGACCGAGTTCCGCGCCGCCGTCATCGTCGGCTCCGGGAGCGCGTCGTTCGAGCTGATCCGCCACCTCACCGAGCGCGTGCCGGTGATGATCACGCCCAAGTGGGTGCTGACGCGGACGCAGCCCATCGCCATCCGCGACGTGCTCTGCTACCTGATGGACGCTCTCGAACTGCCCGAGACAGCAGGCCGCGTGATCGAGATCGGCGGGCCGGAGGTGCTGACCTACGAGCAGATGTTCCGCACCTACGCCGACGTGCGCGGCCTCGGGCGGCTCGTCGTCCACGTCCCGTTCCTGACCCCGAAGCTGTCGTCGCTCTGGGCGGGCCTCGTCACGCCGATCTCGCCGGCGATCGCGCGCCCGCTCATCGAAGGCCTCAAGAGCGAGGTCGTCGTCAAGAACCCTGAAGGCCAGGCGCTCTTCGACGTGGAGCCGATTCCTTACGAAGCGGCGGTCCGGCTCGCGCTCGAACGCTTCCGGCAAAACGAGGTCGAGACCTCGTGGTCGGGGTCGCTCTCGTCGAGCCTCGGCGGGAAGGAGGCAAACGAGTTGACGAGTGAGAAAGGCATGATCCGCGACCGGCGCGAACTGGTGGTCAACGCCTCGCCAGAGTCCGTCTTCGTCGTCGTCAAGGCCATCGGCGGTGAGACCGGCTGGCTCTACGGCAACCCGCTCTGGTGGATCCGGGGCGTGATGGACCAGTTCGTCGGCGGCCCCGGACTCCGGCGCGGCCGGCGCAACCGGTCCGACGTCCGCGTCGGCGAGGCGATCGATTTCTGGCGCGTCGAGGAGATCGAGGAGAACCGGCTGCTCCGGCTGCGCGCCGAGATGAAGCTGCCGGGCCGAGCCTGGCTCCAGTTCGAGATCGAGCCCGAGCCGAGTCCGAACGGCACGCCGACCTCGCGCATCGTGCAGACGGCGTTCTACGAGCCCAAAGGACTCCTGGGGCTGGCGTACTGGTACGCGATCCTGCCCGTCCACCCGTCGATCTTCAAGGGGATGATCCGCGAGCTCGGCCGCCGCGCCGAGAAGCGCGAAGCGGCGGCGAAGACCCTGGAGCCGGAGGCGGCGTAGCCTACGCTTCGCCCTCGACCGCGCCGAACGGCCCCGGCGGGTTCAGCCGCTCGATGGCCTCCACCTCGCGGAGCGCCTCGTCGAGCGCCATCTCTTCGAGCACCTCGGCGACGACCTCTTGGAGCCACTCGCGCTGCTCGTGGAGCGTCTCGGCAAGGGCTTCTTTCAGCACTTGCTTCAGGGCGTCGTCGTGCGTAGCGGAGCGGTCCATCGAAGCGGGGTTCAGGGGCGGTCGGGGGAGCAAGGTACGGAATCGGACCCGGAAAAACAGCGCAGTCCGCGTTGCCCCGTCCGGGCGGACAACGGACGCTGACCGCGAGACGGACCTCGCACCTGCAGGTTGCGCCAGGACCCCGCGATTTCTCTGGCAAGGCCGGTTCTCTGGCAAGGCCGGCCGCGGGCCCGCGGCCGCGACACAGCCTGCGCGAAGCCTGCAGCGTCAGGGGCAGCGTTCTCAAAACCTCCGAGCGGCAGGACGGAGGCGCTCTCGAGCGCGGCCTGCGCTACCAGAGCTGCCTCGAAGAGCTGAAGCAGCGCCTCGATATCCCGGCGCATCTCCGCCACCCGGTGCCTTGCAGGCGAAGTACTCGGGGCGGTCATCCTGGCCCCAAGCAACCCATCGAGCCGACCCTTGCAGCAGCCTCCAGGTCTCCCTGCTCTGTCGTCGCCGGAGGGCCGTTTACTCCCAGGTGGGGATCTCCGCGTCAGAGTCGGCCGCGCCGTCGCCCTGGGCGGGTGCGTTCGAGGGACCGGCCTCCGCACCAGCGAGCACGGGCACAGCGACGCCCTCGGTGTTCGGCTGTAGCCAGCGGACCGCGATGCGGTTGAGGTCTTCGTGAAGCGCGCGGTCGCGCTGGAGCGGGGCGAAGCGCGGCATCCACGGCGGCGTGGTCACGGGCGCACCCCCGGCCCGGCCGTGACGGCGGAGATGCCCCAGCTGCACGAGAGCCATCCCAGCCGCGGCGAGGATCGGGGCGAGACGCTCTGTCTGGGTGTAGGCTGTCCGCGCGGCGAGCGTACCCATCGAGACGACGTCCTGGTTGCCGCCATTGGTTGGGATGGACGCCACCGCGCTCATCTGCGCGTGGTGCCGTAGCTCAGCGACGAGGGCCGTAGCGGTAAGCTGCGCCCCGGCGAAACCACTCGTAGCCCCAGGCTCCCAGGCCAGCAGCAGCGGGGCCTCTCCTACGACGCCGCGCTTCGGGTCGAGGAGGAGGTCGACCTGGCGCTCCACGAGCACGCCGATCTGGGTGAGCGCCGCGTTGAGCGCGTCGGCGGCGAAGGCGATCTGCTGTCCCTGGAAGTTGCCGCCGTGGAGCACGGCCGGGCCGCCGGCGAAGACGACGGGGTTGTCCGAGACCCCGTTGAGTTCGACTTCGACGAGGCGTGCGGCATGCGCGACGTTGTCGCGGCAGGCCCCGAGAATCTGGGGCGCGCACCGGAGCGCGTAGACCTCCTGCAGCGGGCGCGTCTCGTCCTCGGCTTCGGCCGCGTCGCCCCACGCGATCTCGGTGCGGATGACTTCTGCGCTGCGGCACTGTCCCTCGTGGCCGCGGGCTCGGTGCAAGCGGTCGTCCAGGGCTGCGCGCCGGGCACCGAGCGCGCGGTACATCCAGCCGGTCAGCCGCTCCGCCATCTCGAGGAGGCGCTCGGCACGCGCCACCGCGAGGGCGAGGTAGGCCGTCATGAAGGCCGTCCCGTTGACAAGCCCGAGTGCCTCACGCCCCGAAAGGGAGACCGGGCGGAGGCCGGCCCGGAGGAGGGTGCGCCGGGCAGGCTCGCGGAGGCCGCGGTGCAGCGTGGTCCCTTCGCCGGTGAGCACGCGCACGACGTGCGCCAGCGGCGTAAGGTCGCCCGATGCCCCGACCGACCCCACCTCGGGTACGGCGGGCACGATGCCATGCTTCGTGAGCGCAATGAGCGCCTCCGCCAGCGACGGGTCCACGCCGGAGTAGCCCTGGGCGAGCACCTGCGCGCGCGCCAGGATAGTGGCCCGCACGATCGGCGCGGGCGCGTAGGTGCCGCTCCCGGCGGCGAGGTGAGCGATCAGTCCAGCACCGTGGTTGCCGTCCGAGGCAGCCGGGTAGCACACATGCGGCCCGAAGCCGGTCGTGATCCCGTAGATCGGATGTCCGTGCTCGCGGGCGGCTTCCAGCGCCTGGCACGAGGCACGCATCGACGCGCGGGCTTCATCCGAGAGACGCACGGTGAGGCGCTCGGTCAGCGCAGCGGCCTCGAGCGTGTCCGGCGTGAGGGTGTGCTCGGGACCGAGGTGAAGTAGGATGGAGGTCATGGGACGAGTAACGTGAGGCGGTTGACGCCGTCAGGCTGAGGTCAGTAGGTGGGCGATGGCCGCTCGGTCAGGGGTACCCTTGCTGTGCTGGACCCACGTCTCCGGGGCGACCACCTCGGCGCGGGTGAGACGGTCGCCGAGCGGCCCCAGGGCTGCGCGCAGCGTGGACGCCGCGGGCGGCACCGCCCCTGCCGGCATCAGGAGCGCGAGGGCGAGGTGCTCGCCGTCGAGGGTGCACAGGACCGCGTCGAGCAGGCCGGGCACGGTCGCGCGCAGCGTCGCCTCGGCCCGTCCCGCCTGCACGAAGCGACCGTTGGACAGCTTGAACGAGTCGCTGAGCCGTCCGGCGAAGGTGAAGGCGGTCGGGTCGTGGGCCGCGGGGCACGCCTGGTCCCCGGTAGCGACCCAACGGTCGGGGTCGAGCGCGCGGTAGTGCTGTGCCGTCCAGGTGCCCACATGTGCGTTGGGCCCCCTGAAGTGCACCTCGCCCCGCGAGGCGAGGCGGACGGTGCAGCCGAGCGGGTGCCCGAGGTAGCCGGGGACGAAGTGGCCCGGCTCGCCGAGCGCGATGCCGGGGCCCGCCTCGGTCTGGCCGTAGCCGACCCGCAGCGCAGAGCCTCGGAGCCCCTCGGCCACGTCGGGCGGGATCGGAGCGCCGCCGACGATCCCGCCGGCGAGGCCGTGCAGCCGTGCACGACCGCCTGCGCCGAGCAGCCGCCGGACGGTGAGAGGCACCGCCGAGAAGTGCGTCGGACTCCAGGTGTCGAAGGCGGCGAGCAGTGCCTCGGGGTCGCGCGGCGCCTGGACCCGGACAATCTCGGCTCCGGCCAGCAGCGCAGGTAGCAGTTCCAGCACGAGGCCGAAGGCGTGGTGCCATGGCAGTCCCGAGAGCACGCACGCGCTCTCCGAGAGTCCCAGGTGCGGCCGGTGGCTGCCGAGCACCGCGAACACGTTGGCGTCGCTGAGGGCAACCCAGCGCGGGGCTCCCTCCGTCCCCGAGGTCCGCAGCAGAAAGCAGACGTCCTCCGTCGGAGGCTCAGCGGCAGTGCGCGGCGGAGGCAGCGTCTGTACGGGACCCGCCACGCCGTCGGGCACCCACATGCCCACGCTAGCAGGCACGCCTGCGGCGGCGGACGCGACCACGGCAGCACGGGCGTCTAGCTCGCCGAGCACGCGCTCAGCGTTGGCGTCCGGGGCAACTGGGGCCAGCGTGATGCCTTCCCAGAGCGCCGCGACGAGCACTTGCACGAACGGTGCGCCCGGAGGCAGGGCCACCACAAGCCGGTCGCCGGGCCTGAGTCCAACCTTACGAAAAGTCTCGACCCAGTGGCGGGCCCCCACCCAGAGGGATGCGCCGGGTGTGGCGGCATCGTCCCATACGAGCAGCGGCTGGGGCCGTTCGCGGAGCCGATCGCGGAGCGCTTGCCTCCAGCGTGCCCGTCCCGAGCAGCCTTCAGGCTGCCCCGCCCCCGGCGGAGCGGCGGTCGTGCTAGGAGCAGCAGAGGCGTACGGAGGGGGCATTCGGAAGGGGACCGGAGGGAGGCCTCGGGAGAGCCTCAAGAGAGACAAACGACATGGACAGAGGCCGTGCGCGGCGTGCGCGTTCAGAGGGGCGTCACAGGGCTAGGCCCGCGTGCCATGCTAGGCTGTGTCTGGGAAATCCATTTCCGGCCTGCGCACGGCATCGGCCTCCGCTCGCCACGCCCAGCTGCATCCCCGTAGCGGGGCTGTGCCCGGTGAGGTCGCTGCGCTCCCTGATCCTGCGGATTCGCGCGCCTTGCGAGACGAAGCCATCTGCTCGTGCTCGGCTTCAGACTGATTATCCAGGCAGAGCTTAGCCGAGCAGGCGACGCCGCCTGCGCACGGGCGGAGCGCACATGCCCGTCGGCAGGTGGACCCAAGACAAGTCCGCTAGGGGCGGACCACCCGGGGGCCAGCACTGCCGCTCAGACCGGTGGCCCCGACTAGCGTTTCTTGATCAGCAGCCAGTTCTGACCTGCGCTGTCGCGGTACATCCGCGCCCGCACCAGCGTGGGGCGCATCTTGTAGGTGAACGTGTAGATGAACTGCACGTCCAGTTCGCCGCGCGCGACGCCCTGCTTGAAACGCCCGTGGAAGAGGCGGCTGTTGGAGCACGGTGCGACCTGGGTGAAGAAGTTGCGGCCGACGGCCTGCTCGGGCGCGACGTCGGCGAGCCGCGACTCGTAGGTGTTGTAGAAGGCGATCACGCCTTCGTCGTCCACCTTCACCACGCCAAAGTCGAGGGCGTCGAGTTCGGCACCGCTCAGCTGCTTGAGCTGCTCGAGGTCACCGGTGAAGGAGAGCGGGGCCTCCGCGGTAGCGGGGGCGGTTCCGTTGGAAGTGACGGTGGTCATAGGTTCTTAGCGTAGGTTGGGTACGAGGAAACGGGTATAGGGAGGGGCGGTGGCTATGACCGCTTGAGGAAAATCCAGGTGTCTGCGGCGTCGTCGGTGCGGCAGACCTGCACGACCAGGTTGATCGGCTGGTCGGCATCCGTGAGGGTATACGGGAAGGCAGCGTGGACGTGGCCTTCGCGCTGTCCCTGCTTGAAGCGGCCGTAGAAGATGCGGCTGTTCGCGCTGGGGAGCGCCTCGCGGAAGAAGTGGCGGCCTAGCGCCGCGTCAGGGTCGAGGTCGCCCAGTTCGGCTTCGTGCTCGTGCAGGAAGCAGATGCTGCCCTGGTTGTCAAGGCGGACGATGCCGTAGCGCAGCTTGCGCAGCTGCTCGTCGCTGAGCGTGGCGAGCTGGCCGATGAGGTCGGCCCCGACGAAGGGCTCCACGGTCGGCCCGGTGGGCACGGCCACCTCGGGCGGTCCGTCTTCCAGCGCCGGCCCCAGCAGGGCGTCGAAATCGGCCTGTGCGCTGGCGGCCTCGAGGCGGTTCTCGAGCTTGCGCACCCGCTGGATGATGTGGTGCGGGTCGGTCATGCCGAGCTCCTCGAGGAAGAGCGCGTCGCGGTGCTGCGCCTGCTCCTTGTCGGAGGTGAGACGCGCGATGCGGTCCTCCATGCGCTCGATCATGGCGATGAGCTCGTCGGGGTCGTTGGAGCCCACGGAGAGGAGCTGCTGCTTCTCGGCGTAGAGGGTGCGGAGCTGCGCCTGCAGGCTCGCGATGAGCGTGAGCGCCTCGTCCACGTCGGCGATGCCGGAGTCGGTCATGCGGCCCTTCTCGGACTGGAGCGCGCGGAGCTGGTGCTCCAGGTTGCGCGTGAGGTCCACGAGGCGCTGGGCGGAGAGCAGCTTCTCGCCCGTGGTCTCCAGGCTCTTGCGCTGGAGCTGGTCGAGGCGGCCCTCGAAGGCTTCCAGGTGGTCACGCATCGAGCCGGCCTGCTCGAGCTCCACGCGGAGGTTCTGGACTTCGGCGCGCATGTGGGAGAGCTGAGCGGCGTAGCGCTTCGAGCGCTCGATCTCGGCGTCGAGCATGCGGAAGCCGTTCTGCGCGGTCTCGGGGAGGTCATCGGCCTC comes from Bacteroidota bacterium and encodes:
- the dusB gene encoding tRNA dihydrouridine synthase DusB — translated: MTIGSVQLPERPLFLAPMEDVSDPPFRILCKRYGADMLYTEFISSGGLSYGAEGSVRKLDFYEQERPLGIQIFGGEIEQVREATRIVDAAGPDLIDINFGCPVKKVVCKDGGAGILRNLPKMEAITAAVVEEATRPVTVKTRLGWNDDSIQIVEVARMLEATGIAALAVHARTRAQMYKGEARWPWLRRIKEEGVRDIPFIGNGDAFDPERIKAMFDETGVDGVMIGRGAIGNPWVFRDARAYLDTGEVPDPPTWDERVAVVAEHLQLKCEWLGERTGVLEMRRMYGGYFKGLRNASKLRALLMQQHEMDGVLEVLLNFREDEPEVQVAVREAVKPARLPKKIAAKLPRPRRQAAEA
- a CDS encoding PLD nuclease N-terminal domain-containing protein — encoded protein: MDRVTGPVGSICGLVIVILDIVALLNLWQSGRSQGDKILWTLLIVFFPVGGLILYYILGK
- a CDS encoding aromatic amino acid ammonia-lyase; translated protein: MTSILLHLGPEHTLTPDTLEAAALTERLTVRLSDEARASMRASCQALEAAREHGHPIYGITTGFGPHVCYPAASDGNHGAGLIAHLAAGSGTYAPAPIVRATILARAQVLAQGYSGVDPSLAEALIALTKHGIVPAVPEVGSVGASGDLTPLAHVVRVLTGEGTTLHRGLREPARRTLLRAGLRPVSLSGREALGLVNGTAFMTAYLALAVARAERLLEMAERLTGWMYRALGARRAALDDRLHRARGHEGQCRSAEVIRTEIAWGDAAEAEDETRPLQEVYALRCAPQILGACRDNVAHAARLVEVELNGVSDNPVVFAGGPAVLHGGNFQGQQIAFAADALNAALTQIGVLVERQVDLLLDPKRGVVGEAPLLLAWEPGATSGFAGAQLTATALVAELRHHAQMSAVASIPTNGGNQDVVSMGTLAARTAYTQTERLAPILAAAGMALVQLGHLRRHGRAGGAPVTTPPWMPRFAPLQRDRALHEDLNRIAVRWLQPNTEGVAVPVLAGAEAGPSNAPAQGDGAADSDAEIPTWE
- a CDS encoding DUF1223 domain-containing protein, which produces MKILSVLALAVLALAMGVIGLLAASPTPLEAEPLDTTLAEPVMLRLAEPVAVVELFTSEGCSSCPKADRLLVELAERDDPRLLPLAFHVDYWNRLGWTDPFSDAAYSQRQRAYARTFQSGRVYTPQMIVNGRREFVGSRRHEAQSAIRQALTESAPAVIRLLATTAADAVTVTYSVEDAPEETVLNLALVQRRAAQSIPRGENAGRTLEHANVVRAFATVDAEAGTQTLPLPAGLNAEEVAVVAYVQDPETMQMYGAGQASVRAAGAAG
- a CDS encoding extracellular solute-binding protein; this encodes MPRLLLALLAALLAAGCGDGRETLVIYSPHGKQLLGAYEDAFEQANPDVNVQWLDMGSQEAFDRVRTEATNPQASLWWGAPQTMFARAAEQDLLDPYTPTWADAVPDGEHDGEHRWYGMYKTPEVIMYNHDAVDSAEAPTAWDDLLDPRFRDRVIIRAPLGSGTMRTIFGAMIQRAASVEDGFRWLARLDENTKTYAANPTQLYLSIARGEGDVTLWNLPDAYLQSRDLGYPFSWVMPAEGTPVLVDAIALVKGGPNPERARDFYEFVTSSEALIDQAEQFHRIPVRTDIDVSDLPEWMRVDIPTMGVDWDVLGERESEWMQRWDENVKGRGAAYLAANPPEAIAAE
- a CDS encoding transposase, producing the protein MLSTPTRRRSVRLPLYDYAQPGAYFVTVCTHDRACLLGEVEGETVRLSAAGEIVRECWEVLPEHFPCVVLDAFVVMPNHVHAVIGITGDGATPDDGATPDDGATPDRRGLINQTPTVDDGWILMQVPGVPLGKIVRAFKARATRLIRQGGTPGFAWQRNYYERVLRDERELGLTRRYIVANPLRWRLDRLHPDQAARIR
- the crcB gene encoding fluoride efflux transporter CrcB, translated to MFQAPALIVTAGGALGALARYGVGVLALRMNESGLPIGTWTVNLAGSFLIGLAVPLLVGKGELHRLALVVGFLGSFTTFSTFSLDTLALWESGRPGWAALNAAGSVVLGLACAALGLWVGRTLSA
- a CDS encoding SDR family oxidoreductase; this encodes MAQHILLTGATGYIGGRLAPRLLDRGHTVRCLVRDPDRLTGLDWTDRVEIAQGDVLRPETLTAAMEGIDTAYYLIHSMAAGEGFAERDRRAAENFGLAAKAAGVNRVIYLGGIEPAGSDSSVHLSSRIETGEVLRQAGPPLTEFRAAVIVGSGSASFELIRHLTERVPVMITPKWVLTRTQPIAIRDVLCYLMDALELPETAGRVIEIGGPEVLTYEQMFRTYADVRGLGRLVVHVPFLTPKLSSLWAGLVTPISPAIARPLIEGLKSEVVVKNPEGQALFDVEPIPYEAAVRLALERFRQNEVETSWSGSLSSSLGGKEANELTSEKGMIRDRRELVVNASPESVFVVVKAIGGETGWLYGNPLWWIRGVMDQFVGGPGLRRGRRNRSDVRVGEAIDFWRVEEIEENRLLRLRAEMKLPGRAWLQFEIEPEPSPNGTPTSRIVQTAFYEPKGLLGLAYWYAILPVHPSIFKGMIRELGRRAEKREAAAKTLEPEAA